One segment of Streptomyces sp. NA02950 DNA contains the following:
- a CDS encoding DUF72 domain-containing protein has translation MTVLVGTSGWQYKDWRGDLYPADCPQRLWLEEYARAFATVESNNAFYRLPEHDQFATWRERTPGGFVMALKASRYLTHIKRLRDPQEPVERLMAHARGLGDRLGPVLLQLPPTLRADAALLDTCLGCFPAGTRVAVEPRHTSWWTDEVRAVLERHGAALCWADSGSRPAAPLWRTAGWGYLRFHGGRARPAPRYGAQALATWAHRVDETWPGGAEVYAYFNNDTGGAAVHDAAAFARALSRLGQEVSRTPSRLPVG, from the coding sequence ATGACCGTCCTGGTCGGCACGTCGGGCTGGCAGTACAAGGACTGGCGGGGCGATCTCTATCCGGCCGACTGCCCGCAGCGGCTGTGGCTGGAGGAGTACGCGCGTGCCTTCGCCACGGTCGAGAGCAACAACGCCTTCTACCGGCTGCCCGAGCACGACCAGTTCGCCACCTGGCGGGAGCGCACTCCCGGCGGCTTTGTGATGGCGCTCAAGGCCAGCCGCTATCTCACCCACATCAAGCGGCTGCGCGACCCCCAGGAGCCGGTGGAACGGCTGATGGCGCACGCTCGGGGCCTCGGTGACCGGCTCGGCCCCGTCCTGCTCCAGCTCCCGCCCACCCTGCGCGCCGACGCCGCGCTGCTGGACACCTGTCTGGGCTGCTTCCCCGCCGGGACCCGGGTGGCCGTCGAACCGCGCCACACCTCCTGGTGGACCGATGAGGTGCGCGCGGTGCTGGAGCGGCACGGCGCCGCGCTGTGCTGGGCGGACTCCGGATCGCGCCCGGCCGCCCCGCTGTGGCGCACCGCCGGGTGGGGCTATCTGCGCTTCCACGGGGGCCGCGCCCGGCCGGCCCCGCGCTACGGCGCCCAGGCGCTGGCCACCTGGGCGCACCGGGTGGACGAGACCTGGCCGGGCGGTGCCGAGGTGTACGCGTACTTCAACAACGACACGGGCGGGGCGGCGGTGCACGACGCCGCCGCCTTCGCCCGGGCGCTGTCCCGGCTGGGCCAGGAGGTCAGCCGTACGCCCTCCCGGCTGCCGGTGGGATAG
- a CDS encoding transglycosylase family protein, with protein MAARGRHRRPKPRRVSRAHLAFTAGGAGVALPLIGVGQANAASVDTWDKVAECESGNNWSINTGNGYYGGLQFSQSTWQAYGGGSYAARADLATKGEQITVAEKVLASQGPTAWPVCSVKAGLTRGGPAPDVSTGSGARTPEAAPKSTPKAAPKAAPKATTKAVPQSASYTVAGGDTLSRIAGAEHVDGGWEALYDANRRTIGDDPNLIMPGQRLTLDTHAGGGRERAPQAKPKATPKPKVSTAQGGQDSAASSFTTPVASTKVGTAYGVPGSNWSSGHHTGTDFPVPVGTRVRAVGPAEVVAAGWGGAYGYQVVLRHSDGMYSQYAHMSSLSVHVGQSVKGGQQIGNSGSTGNSTGPHVHFEVRTGPDYGSDVNPLSYLRSKGVSI; from the coding sequence ATGGCTGCACGCGGACGTCACCGCCGGCCTAAGCCTCGCCGCGTCTCCCGCGCCCATCTCGCGTTCACCGCGGGCGGCGCCGGGGTGGCCCTGCCGCTCATCGGTGTCGGCCAGGCGAACGCCGCCTCCGTCGACACCTGGGACAAGGTCGCGGAGTGCGAATCCGGCAACAACTGGAGCATCAACACCGGCAACGGCTACTACGGTGGCCTCCAGTTCTCTCAGAGCACCTGGCAGGCGTACGGCGGCGGCTCCTACGCCGCACGGGCCGACCTGGCCACCAAGGGCGAGCAGATCACGGTGGCCGAGAAGGTACTCGCGAGCCAGGGCCCCACCGCCTGGCCCGTCTGCTCGGTGAAGGCCGGTCTGACGCGCGGCGGCCCGGCCCCGGACGTCTCGACCGGCTCCGGTGCGCGGACCCCGGAGGCGGCGCCGAAGTCCACCCCCAAGGCGGCCCCGAAGGCCGCTCCCAAGGCCACCACCAAGGCCGTTCCGCAGTCGGCCTCGTACACCGTGGCCGGGGGTGACACCCTCTCCCGGATCGCCGGTGCCGAGCACGTCGACGGCGGATGGGAGGCGCTCTACGACGCCAACCGCCGGACCATCGGCGACGACCCGAACCTGATCATGCCCGGTCAGCGGCTCACCCTCGACACCCACGCCGGGGGCGGACGGGAGCGGGCCCCACAGGCCAAGCCCAAGGCCACACCGAAGCCGAAGGTCAGCACCGCACAGGGAGGGCAGGACTCCGCAGCCTCCTCCTTCACCACACCGGTCGCCAGCACCAAGGTGGGCACCGCCTACGGGGTGCCCGGCAGCAACTGGTCCAGCGGCCACCACACCGGCACCGACTTCCCCGTGCCGGTGGGCACCCGGGTGCGGGCGGTGGGCCCGGCCGAGGTGGTCGCGGCGGGCTGGGGCGGGGCGTACGGCTACCAGGTCGTCCTGCGCCACTCCGACGGCATGTACAGCCAGTACGCGCACATGTCGTCGCTCTCCGTCCACGTCGGCCAGTCGGTCAAGGGGGGCCAGCAGATAGGCAACTCCGGTTCGACCGGCAACAGCACGGGACCGCATGTGCACTTCGAGGTGCGCACCGGGCCCGACTACGGTTCTGACGTGAATCCGCTGAGCTATCTGCGCTCGAAGGGCGTGTCCATCTGA
- a CDS encoding carbohydrate ABC transporter permease translates to MTTRLERTVTYGILALFAVIALTPVIGILSTAFGSQDSLDTGFSLPEGGPHWSNFTDAWSRGHFGTYLGNSVLVTAVVVAATTVLAVPAAYAFGVMRFPGSTVLFYLFVIGLTLPQEALVVPLYFDLRWAGLTDTYWALILPQTAQSLAFGVFWMRTYFRSSARAVIEAARIDGADTWTTLWRVLVPMGRPAISTLVVITFMWTWNEFLMALVMVSDEAHRTVPLGLAFFQGRHSSDAALLAAASVLIALPVVVVYVALQRRFVEGMLGGAVKE, encoded by the coding sequence ATGACCACACGTCTGGAACGCACGGTCACCTACGGCATCCTGGCCCTGTTCGCCGTCATCGCGCTCACCCCGGTGATCGGCATCCTCTCCACGGCCTTCGGTTCCCAGGACTCCCTGGACACCGGGTTCTCGCTGCCCGAGGGCGGACCGCACTGGAGCAACTTCACCGACGCCTGGAGCCGCGGCCACTTCGGCACCTACCTCGGCAACTCGGTGCTGGTCACCGCGGTCGTCGTCGCGGCCACCACCGTGCTGGCCGTGCCGGCGGCGTACGCCTTCGGCGTGATGCGCTTCCCCGGCTCCACCGTCCTGTTCTACCTGTTCGTCATCGGGCTCACGCTCCCCCAGGAGGCCCTGGTCGTCCCGCTCTACTTCGATCTGCGCTGGGCCGGGCTCACCGACACCTACTGGGCGCTGATCCTGCCGCAGACCGCGCAGTCCCTGGCTTTCGGTGTGTTCTGGATGCGCACCTACTTCCGGAGCAGCGCCCGGGCCGTGATCGAGGCGGCCCGGATCGACGGCGCGGACACCTGGACCACGCTGTGGCGGGTGCTGGTCCCCATGGGCCGCCCGGCGATCTCCACCCTGGTGGTCATCACCTTCATGTGGACCTGGAACGAGTTCCTGATGGCACTGGTGATGGTCAGCGACGAGGCCCATCGCACCGTCCCGCTGGGCCTGGCCTTCTTCCAGGGCCGGCACAGCTCCGACGCGGCCCTGCTCGCGGCGGCCTCGGTGCTCATCGCCCTGCCGGTGGTCGTCGTCTACGTGGCGCTCCAGCGCCGCTTCGTCGAAGGGATGCTCGGCGGAGCGGTCAAGGAGTGA
- a CDS encoding HEXXH motif domain-containing protein, with product MTAECSFHRLSEQCFTELGRGSGGASSVAELRSGQRSRTMLLLRALVGIASGHPALPGPLPDVREPWRLLIRAERTAPAAVERILLHPQAGAWLNRCLRRLRGRESVKTPLWAETGYLYAMAASAALLAGIDFRITVAVREGGVMLPALGFARLPDRTAETAEVVRTPEGKTTVTAGRHTVPLPFDLTGNAPGWYGLRRLRGEHQGLICAPFLDDVDPYRDFLRTTPPERLDDDEWKHWRTCFDAAWRLVAEQAQVDPRGIAACLGSLVPVPYTAHPDLFSASSPEAHGCVLLGRPADPLTLAASLVHEAQHTKLSALMDLVPLIEGGLEEIHYAPWRLDPRPLRGLLHGVYAFLGVTGFWQDRWHRAEAGPARDTAAFEFALRRAQTARGLRTLLAHARLTPLGERFLRLAGERLAGWLAEPVPPLPRRWAADVLLDAELVYRLRHLQPDSVQIRHWARARRLGTAPPRALPVTSVRAAPTATPPRPALVRHRLMEPVMFTRLHRDRDALLPDGTAPDAADLDWAADRPGAALDGYRARLEKSPDDLSAWAGLALSMPDGTARQALLSRPELVLAVHRALRDTGTAHPGPGPDPLALAEWIGTHAPP from the coding sequence ATGACGGCTGAATGTTCCTTCCATCGCCTTTCGGAGCAGTGCTTCACCGAGTTGGGCCGGGGTTCGGGCGGTGCGTCGTCGGTGGCCGAGCTGCGATCAGGGCAGCGCAGCCGGACCATGCTCCTGCTGCGCGCCCTGGTCGGCATCGCCTCCGGACACCCCGCGTTACCGGGCCCGCTCCCGGATGTCCGGGAGCCGTGGCGGCTGCTGATCCGGGCGGAGCGCACGGCCCCGGCCGCCGTGGAGCGCATTCTGCTGCACCCGCAGGCGGGCGCCTGGCTCAACCGCTGTCTGCGCAGGCTGCGCGGCCGGGAATCGGTGAAAACGCCACTATGGGCCGAGACCGGCTATCTGTATGCCATGGCCGCTTCGGCCGCACTTCTCGCGGGAATCGACTTCCGTATCACGGTAGCGGTGCGCGAGGGCGGGGTGATGCTCCCCGCCCTCGGTTTCGCCCGCCTTCCGGACCGGACGGCGGAAACCGCCGAGGTCGTCCGCACCCCGGAAGGGAAGACCACGGTGACCGCCGGACGGCATACGGTCCCGCTGCCATTCGACCTCACCGGGAATGCGCCGGGCTGGTACGGCCTCCGGCGATTGCGCGGCGAACACCAGGGGCTCATCTGCGCGCCCTTCCTCGACGATGTCGACCCCTATCGCGATTTCCTCCGCACCACCCCGCCGGAAAGGCTCGACGACGACGAGTGGAAGCACTGGCGGACGTGTTTCGACGCCGCCTGGCGGCTGGTCGCGGAACAGGCGCAGGTCGATCCGCGCGGGATCGCGGCCTGTCTGGGATCCCTCGTCCCCGTGCCGTACACCGCCCACCCCGATCTGTTCAGTGCCTCGTCCCCGGAAGCCCATGGATGTGTACTGCTCGGCCGCCCCGCGGACCCGCTCACCCTGGCCGCGTCGCTGGTCCACGAGGCCCAGCACACCAAGCTCAGCGCCCTGATGGATCTGGTGCCCCTGATCGAAGGGGGCCTGGAGGAGATCCACTACGCACCCTGGAGGCTGGACCCCAGACCGCTGCGCGGGCTGCTGCACGGGGTGTACGCGTTCCTGGGTGTCACCGGATTCTGGCAGGACCGATGGCACCGCGCCGAGGCCGGACCCGCCCGGGACACCGCCGCGTTCGAGTTCGCCCTGCGCCGTGCGCAGACCGCCCGGGGGCTGCGTACGCTCCTCGCGCACGCCCGGCTCACCCCACTCGGTGAAAGGTTCCTTCGGCTCGCCGGGGAGCGCCTGGCCGGATGGCTGGCCGAACCCGTACCGCCGCTGCCGCGGCGATGGGCGGCGGATGTGCTCCTCGACGCCGAACTTGTCTACCGGCTGCGCCACCTCCAACCCGACTCCGTACAGATCCGCCACTGGGCCCGCGCCCGGCGGCTGGGCACGGCCCCGCCGCGGGCCCTGCCCGTGACCTCGGTCCGCGCGGCCCCCACCGCGACCCCGCCGCGCCCCGCGCTGGTCCGCCACCGGCTCATGGAACCGGTGATGTTCACCCGCCTCCACAGGGACCGGGACGCACTGCTCCCCGACGGCACCGCGCCGGACGCAGCCGATCTCGACTGGGCCGCGGACCGGCCCGGGGCCGCGCTCGACGGCTACCGGGCCCGGCTGGAGAAGTCCCCGGACGATCTCTCCGCATGGGCGGGGCTCGCGCTCAGCATGCCGGACGGCACCGCGCGGCAGGCGTTGCTGAGCCGTCCCGAGCTGGTGCTCGCCGTCCACCGGGCGCTACGCGACACGGGGACGGCGCACCCCGGCCCGGGCCCCGATCCGCTGGCCCTCGCGGAGTGGATCGGCACCCATGCTCCTCCGTGA
- a CDS encoding DUF4232 domain-containing protein yields MVQRHGTALRRTAAARSRPLVLSALLIGALATATGCGTDAGDGAWTRSDSSGAARSSNAVGAARDAAAPRDHSAPSGPRSAADSASAAASAAPAVRRVCSTEQLKLSVGRKDVGAGNVYLPLAFTNTSTTACTLTGFPGVSLLDADGALIGDPATRRGPSHSTVSLPPRGSASAVLHTLNEGVTDTPCWKSAASIRAYPPDSFRAMKVAAHSFRVCGGVFDVEAVRSGVGG; encoded by the coding sequence ATGGTGCAACGGCACGGCACGGCGTTACGGCGCACAGCAGCAGCCCGCTCCCGGCCGCTGGTCCTATCCGCGCTGCTCATCGGCGCGCTGGCCACGGCCACCGGATGCGGCACCGACGCCGGGGACGGGGCGTGGACGCGTTCCGATTCCTCCGGCGCCGCCCGATCCTCGAACGCGGTGGGCGCGGCCAGGGATGCCGCCGCCCCGCGTGACCACTCCGCCCCGTCCGGTCCGCGGTCCGCGGCGGATTCCGCCTCGGCCGCCGCTTCCGCCGCCCCGGCCGTACGCCGCGTCTGCTCCACGGAGCAGCTGAAGCTGTCGGTCGGCCGCAAGGACGTGGGCGCGGGCAATGTGTATCTGCCGCTGGCCTTCACCAACACCTCGACCACGGCCTGCACCCTCACCGGATTCCCGGGGGTGTCCCTGCTCGACGCCGACGGCGCCCTGATAGGCGACCCCGCCACGCGGCGGGGCCCCTCGCACTCCACCGTCTCGCTGCCCCCGCGCGGCAGTGCCTCCGCGGTCCTGCACACCCTCAACGAGGGCGTGACCGACACCCCGTGCTGGAAGTCCGCCGCGAGCATCCGGGCCTATCCGCCGGACTCCTTCCGGGCCATGAAGGTCGCCGCACACTCCTTCCGCGTCTGCGGAGGGGTCTTCGATGTCGAGGCGGTCCGTTCCGGAGTGGGCGGCTGA
- a CDS encoding carbohydrate ABC transporter permease translates to MNGRTKGPTADRTEGRLTALRSGYRRQAPGEPRAVGYLYILPALAVYAVFLLYPFGQSVWLSFVHWDGLTVATPAGFDNYRDLFSDPSLRAPFAHALLLLVFYSALPVAIGLLLAAVMSRVRVRGMTFFRTVLFLPQVLALIVVGVAWRSILAPDGLLNDTLRAVGLGSLARPWLGDYTWALPAVGVVGTWVGTGLCMILFLAGAQRIPRELYEAARIDGAGPVREFRTVTLPGLRPQIAVALTLTIIAGLRNFDLIYITTSGGPGNATSVPAYEVYHRAFETNQVGSAAAVGVALTVLIFVLTVTVSRLVEGRRS, encoded by the coding sequence ATGAACGGCCGGACGAAGGGCCCGACGGCGGACCGCACGGAGGGCCGCCTCACCGCGCTGAGGAGCGGCTACCGGCGGCAGGCACCCGGTGAGCCCCGTGCCGTCGGCTATCTCTACATCCTGCCCGCCCTCGCGGTGTACGCCGTCTTCCTGCTCTACCCCTTCGGCCAGTCGGTGTGGCTGTCGTTCGTGCACTGGGACGGGCTCACCGTGGCCACCCCGGCCGGGTTCGACAACTACCGCGATCTGTTCAGTGATCCTTCGCTGCGTGCCCCGTTCGCCCACGCCCTGCTGCTGCTCGTCTTCTACTCGGCGCTGCCGGTGGCGATCGGACTGCTGCTGGCCGCGGTGATGTCCCGGGTCCGGGTCCGCGGTATGACCTTCTTCCGCACCGTGCTGTTCCTGCCCCAGGTGCTGGCGCTGATCGTGGTCGGGGTGGCCTGGCGCTCCATCCTCGCCCCGGACGGGCTGCTCAACGACACCCTCCGGGCGGTCGGCCTCGGCTCACTGGCACGCCCGTGGCTCGGCGACTACACCTGGGCGCTGCCCGCCGTCGGTGTGGTCGGCACCTGGGTCGGCACCGGACTGTGCATGATCCTCTTCCTCGCCGGGGCCCAGCGGATCCCGCGCGAGCTGTACGAGGCGGCGCGGATCGACGGCGCCGGGCCGGTACGGGAGTTCCGCACCGTCACCCTGCCCGGCCTCCGGCCGCAGATCGCGGTGGCGCTGACGCTGACCATCATCGCGGGGCTGCGCAACTTCGACCTCATCTACATCACCACCAGCGGCGGCCCCGGGAACGCCACCTCCGTACCCGCCTACGAGGTCTACCACCGGGCCTTCGAGACCAACCAGGTCGGCTCGGCCGCCGCCGTCGGGGTGGCCCTCACGGTGCTGATCTTCGTCCTGACCGTCACGGTCTCCCGGCTCGTCGAAGGGCGGCGGTCATGA
- a CDS encoding DeoR/GlpR family DNA-binding transcription regulator, with protein sequence MLRETRHEKLLSILGEEGVLPIGEIATRLGISEATARRDITELGRAGRLTRVYGGAVAAPRPDEERPFGEVEVDDLAEKQAVARRAAELVADGDVLLLDIGTTTLQLAKQLRGRPVTIVTSNLAVYDELRDDPQVTLILLGGQVRANYRSVVGFLTESNIRQLHVGRLFLGASGVLPDGSVLDSTHVEVPVKRAMLEATREVVLLVTAGKFPGETGLARICGPRRIDTLITNTTSDPATLAVFREADVEVLTV encoded by the coding sequence ATGCTGCGAGAGACCCGCCACGAGAAGCTGCTGAGCATCCTCGGCGAGGAGGGGGTGCTCCCCATCGGGGAGATCGCCACGCGTCTGGGCATCAGCGAGGCCACCGCCCGGCGGGACATCACCGAGCTGGGCCGGGCCGGGCGACTCACCCGGGTCTACGGCGGCGCGGTGGCCGCCCCCAGGCCGGACGAGGAGCGCCCGTTCGGCGAGGTGGAGGTCGACGACCTGGCCGAGAAGCAGGCCGTCGCCCGCCGGGCCGCGGAGCTGGTCGCGGACGGCGATGTCCTGCTGCTGGACATCGGCACCACCACGCTCCAGCTCGCCAAGCAGCTGCGCGGACGGCCGGTCACCATCGTGACCAGCAATCTCGCGGTCTACGACGAACTGCGCGACGACCCGCAGGTGACACTGATCCTGCTCGGCGGGCAGGTACGCGCCAACTACCGGTCGGTGGTGGGTTTCCTCACCGAGTCCAACATCCGGCAGCTGCACGTCGGCCGGCTCTTCCTCGGCGCCAGCGGGGTGCTGCCGGACGGCAGTGTGCTGGACAGCACCCATGTGGAGGTGCCGGTGAAGCGGGCCATGCTCGAGGCGACCCGCGAGGTGGTGCTGCTGGTCACCGCGGGCAAGTTCCCCGGTGAGACCGGTCTCGCCCGGATCTGCGGACCCCGGCGGATCGACACCCTGATCACCAACACAACATCCGATCCGGCGACGCTCGCCGTGTTCCGCGAGGCCGATGTGGAGGTACTGACCGTATGA
- a CDS encoding extracellular solute-binding protein → MGIPGTGARRRHTRAAPTVLSAALVLLAAGCVPGTDGSGAAGPGTGAATAVPDPAKAGKVTLTVWDQEIRGGTNGELEQLNKEFQRKYPNVRIKRVARGFTDLKTTLKLAVSGNHPPDVIQANQGYPDMVSFVRAGLLAPLDNQAGIYDWNTRYPNTLLNLNRVSADGTDFGTGRLYGISQTGEYIGLYYNKDLLKKAGLEPPETWRDFTDGLAKLKGRGELPVQFGNLDKYPAIHTFGVLQGQVDGAGTRDTVLGRGDGFDTAATKDAAATLTDWTKRGYLPKGANGLGYDDAAKKFASGDGAYLLTGTWQLADLKKTMGDKLGLMPPPPAKAGGDPVTTGGQGLAWSITSRSRHPEVAAAYLDFITNAHAADVMTRHGVLPAVPGRAAAEVAPDTVDGQMVDGWKRLSAADGLVPYLDYSTPTFYDTLSAALQGVVSGKTSPEKLATTLQKDYGAFMAQQRERHTAKPDPAGTE, encoded by the coding sequence ATGGGAATCCCCGGTACCGGGGCGCGCCGACGGCACACCAGAGCCGCGCCCACCGTGCTCAGCGCCGCCCTCGTCCTGCTCGCCGCGGGCTGTGTGCCCGGGACCGACGGCTCGGGGGCCGCCGGTCCCGGCACCGGGGCCGCCACCGCCGTACCGGATCCGGCGAAGGCCGGAAAGGTCACGCTGACCGTGTGGGACCAGGAGATCCGCGGTGGCACCAACGGTGAACTGGAGCAGCTCAACAAGGAGTTCCAGCGGAAGTACCCCAATGTGCGGATCAAGCGGGTGGCGCGCGGCTTCACCGATCTGAAGACCACGCTCAAACTGGCCGTCTCCGGCAACCACCCGCCGGACGTCATCCAGGCCAACCAGGGCTACCCCGATATGGTCTCCTTCGTCCGCGCCGGACTGCTCGCCCCGCTCGACAACCAGGCCGGGATCTACGACTGGAACACCCGCTACCCGAACACGCTGCTCAACCTCAACCGGGTCTCCGCCGACGGCACCGACTTCGGCACCGGGCGGCTGTACGGCATATCCCAGACCGGTGAGTACATCGGTCTCTACTACAACAAGGACCTGCTGAAGAAGGCGGGCCTGGAACCCCCGGAGACCTGGCGGGACTTCACCGACGGCCTGGCGAAGCTCAAGGGCCGCGGCGAACTGCCCGTCCAGTTCGGCAACCTGGACAAGTACCCGGCCATCCACACCTTCGGGGTGCTCCAGGGCCAGGTGGACGGCGCCGGTACCCGGGACACCGTCCTCGGCCGCGGTGACGGCTTCGACACCGCCGCCACCAAGGACGCCGCGGCCACCCTCACCGACTGGACGAAGCGCGGCTACCTGCCCAAGGGCGCCAACGGCCTCGGCTACGACGACGCGGCCAAGAAGTTCGCCTCCGGCGACGGCGCCTATCTGCTCACCGGCACCTGGCAGCTGGCCGATCTGAAGAAGACCATGGGCGACAAGCTGGGCCTGATGCCGCCGCCGCCCGCGAAGGCCGGTGGCGATCCCGTCACCACCGGCGGCCAGGGCCTGGCCTGGTCCATCACCTCCCGCTCCCGCCACCCCGAAGTGGCCGCCGCCTACCTGGACTTCATCACCAACGCCCACGCGGCCGACGTCATGACCCGCCACGGTGTGCTGCCCGCCGTACCCGGCAGGGCAGCCGCCGAGGTCGCGCCGGACACCGTCGACGGCCAGATGGTCGATGGCTGGAAGCGGCTCAGTGCCGCCGACGGGCTCGTCCCGTACCTGGACTACTCCACGCCCACGTTCTACGACACCCTCTCGGCCGCCCTCCAGGGCGTCGTCAGCGGCAAGACCTCGCCGGAGAAGCTGGCCACCACGCTCCAGAAGGACTACGGCGCCTTCATGGCGCAACAGCGTGAACGCCACACGGCGAAGCCGGACCCGGCGGGCACCGAATGA
- a CDS encoding DUF1876 domain-containing protein translates to METIVGCDIQMEFREVGPLTEAVVRLRMHDGTEMLAQGRANRNPDDPAQPRVGEEIAAARALSNLAHRLIGKAGGDIEEVTHSKAHLTM, encoded by the coding sequence ATGGAGACGATCGTGGGATGCGACATACAGATGGAATTCCGTGAGGTCGGCCCGCTCACCGAAGCGGTGGTCCGGCTGAGGATGCACGACGGCACCGAAATGCTGGCCCAGGGCCGTGCCAACCGCAACCCCGACGACCCGGCACAGCCGAGGGTCGGCGAGGAGATCGCGGCGGCGAGGGCACTGAGCAATCTCGCCCACCGGCTGATCGGCAAGGCGGGCGGCGACATCGAGGAAGTCACTCACTCCAAGGCACATCTGACGATGTAG
- a CDS encoding carbohydrate kinase family protein yields the protein MHPIDPLAALRAPADPVHDVYLTGTVFLDIIFTGLDHAPVRGTESWARGMGSSPGGIANMATALARLGLHTTLAAAFGADVYGDYCWESLENGEGVDLTPSRRVPGWHSPVTVSMAYEGERTMVTHEHPAPPPAVPGTPPRTRACVASFEPGRPEEWVGLAHAQGSKVFADVGWDDSGRWDLAALPDLPHAHAFLPNAAEAQRYTGTDSPERAVRALAERVPIAVVTKGPEGAVAVDSVSGESAEVPGLAVDALDPTGAGDVFVAGFMTGTLAGWPLTDRLAFANLTAALSVQHFGGSLAAPGWPEVAGWWNRAERSARGGAADARDLAHRYGFLSGLIPPGVRDWPRLRALPTIGFRGA from the coding sequence ATCCACCCGATCGATCCGCTCGCGGCGCTGCGCGCTCCCGCGGACCCCGTGCACGACGTCTATCTGACCGGCACCGTGTTCCTGGACATCATCTTCACCGGACTCGACCACGCCCCCGTGCGCGGCACCGAGAGCTGGGCGCGCGGCATGGGTTCGAGCCCCGGCGGCATCGCCAACATGGCCACCGCGCTGGCCCGGCTCGGACTCCACACCACCCTGGCCGCGGCGTTCGGCGCCGACGTCTACGGCGACTACTGCTGGGAGAGCCTGGAGAACGGCGAGGGCGTCGACCTCACCCCCTCCCGTCGGGTCCCCGGCTGGCACTCCCCGGTCACGGTCTCCATGGCGTACGAGGGCGAACGCACCATGGTGACCCACGAGCATCCGGCCCCGCCGCCCGCCGTCCCCGGCACCCCGCCCCGCACCCGCGCCTGCGTGGCCTCCTTCGAACCAGGACGGCCGGAGGAGTGGGTGGGCCTGGCACACGCCCAGGGCAGCAAGGTCTTCGCCGACGTCGGCTGGGACGACAGCGGACGCTGGGACCTCGCCGCCCTCCCCGATCTGCCCCACGCCCACGCCTTTCTGCCCAACGCGGCCGAGGCCCAGCGCTACACCGGCACCGACAGCCCCGAGCGGGCGGTGCGCGCCCTGGCCGAACGGGTGCCCATCGCCGTGGTCACCAAGGGCCCCGAGGGCGCGGTGGCCGTCGACTCGGTCAGCGGGGAGAGCGCCGAGGTGCCGGGGCTCGCCGTGGACGCGCTCGACCCCACCGGCGCCGGTGATGTGTTCGTGGCCGGATTCATGACCGGGACGCTCGCCGGATGGCCGCTCACCGACCGGCTCGCCTTCGCCAACCTCACCGCCGCCCTGTCCGTCCAGCACTTCGGCGGTTCGCTGGCCGCGCCCGGCTGGCCGGAGGTGGCCGGGTGGTGGAACCGCGCCGAACGCTCCGCCCGCGGCGGGGCCGCGGACGCCCGCGACCTGGCACACCGCTACGGATTCCTCTCCGGTCTGATACCGCCCGGAGTGCGCGACTGGCCACGGCTGAGGGCGCTGCCCACCATCGGCTTCCGGGGCGCCTGA